One Gossypium hirsutum isolate 1008001.06 chromosome A08, Gossypium_hirsutum_v2.1, whole genome shotgun sequence genomic window, AGCGACTAAGTTACGTGTTAGGCTACTTAGGGAAGaagtgtccattttcaaccatttTGGAAGTTCTCCTCTAGCTTCATTCCACGCAGCAATGAGTCTGTAGGGAAACCAAAGCTTTCCTACAGGATTCCCTGCTGGAACAGTCAGGATTCAACTCCGTCACTACAACATTCCCATCATCTTCTAAGGTAGCCgatgagcttctcaaagctcaaCCGGGATTCACGACGATTGGATTCCCACAGTCGTGCATAATCATCAACAAACCATCTCCATCCATTGTGAAATTCCCACTGCGACCATAAACTGGACTGGCTCAGTTAGCCACCCACACCGTGCCAGCTTGGTTGTACCTTAATATCATTGTTATCGGAATCAACAAAACATACAAAATCTAACCTGAATCTTCCATTAGCCGAAACAAGGGAGTCTTCAAACCCGATCAATCCATCAGGTATAATGGTGTCACTTTGAGCATGCGATAGGTAAAACCCGATTGATCATTTAAACAACACCAAATCAAATTAAATCACATTTGTAATGTGCCTGGATTTGAATCTCAACATCTATAATCCATTTACTTTTCTCGAAAAACCGATTAGTCATCGTATTTTACAGAATTTTGCTTTTTGATAATTGCAACACTCTAATCTCTGTTGACATGTGTTCAGACAAGGTCAGTACATGGTTCTTTTCGAGTCACTTCGGAATTTCCCTCAACTCTTGTTTCCTTGATTCTGAAGATTTTGGTTATCTTCTAATAACCGGTCGTACTCGAGTAGTAAATCAGCCGATTGTTTTTGGAGGGAGGAAACATGTGCTTCGGCAGTTTCGATCTTTCTGTCTTTCTCTTCGGATTCAGACTTTaggtttttcaaattttttgataGAGTTGAAATTTCTTCTTTCAGTTTCTTAATCTCCAAGGACGCTTTATCATCCTTCTCTTTAAGCTGCTTTCTCTCTTCATGAAGACGTTGGACTTCCTCTGTTGAAGATCCGACTCTACTCCTCAACCTGATAAGTTTTTTAATGTAATGGTGAATACGATCAATTATGAACCCAAGGAATAGGGTGAAACCTACAAAAACAAGTTCAAACAGTCAAATACGGAGGATCTACTCAATATTACATATGAAGCTAATACCAATGGCTAAGTAATTCTCGTTACTTTCAGGTCAAGCAATAACAGAGAAATATATAGCAATGCCGTAAATTGATAAGTAATACCACAAAGTCATGAAAGGTGATGCACCGGCATCATTTGACTGCTCAGACTGGAGCTAAAGAATGGTAAAAGAAACGAGAAACCCAGGCATCATCAAAGACcttaaaacaatgaaaataatcGGAACAACCAGACACCTTCAGCAGTTGATCACATTTCCCCCTGATATAAATTAAAGAGGATATCGCTTCCAAAGTAAAAGAGTGACAACTGGGATGGAAATTTGACCACAAActcacaatttaataaaaaatactaatCATCTTATCACTAGCTGCACCCTGAAAAACTTATCAGTTCTATACACAAGCGAAAGATACACATGAACTTGTTTGTTTACCATACGTAGCATATGACTATTGCAAAGAAATGAACTGAAAACAAGCATCGTTCGATCTTTATTACTTCCTATTCAAGCAAACAAAGCACCCATCTTGTGAAATATAAAGATGAGTATGTTTGGTTTACCATATGTACCACACAACCTTGTGATATGGACACTTTAATTGCAATAggagtttttagttttatttatttattatttatcaggTTTTActaagagttttagttttacttatctattatattagatttttattttcttcataaactctaagttaggaattcTATTTTATGTCAATTAGGACTCTTTCCTTTGTCATTAACAGTCTATAAAAGGCTGTCAATATGAAATAAAGAGGTAAGCAATTATTCTATCAAAAGAAACGTTATTTTGAGAGGGGGTTCAGTCAAGGACGAATCTGCcttttgagtaaccataggtcgaagcaagaattctttctcgtctagacctgtgactagatcCTACGCCAAGGCGCATAACACCTTGATATGCTAACAGTTGACCACTCGCTAATCAATACAATATTCCTCGTATAATTCACATTATACGCACTTTTTCAGCGAAAAGTTGCATCCATTCAAGCAAAAAAGCgttaaatttgaaagaaatgttTTCAAATCCTTGACAGCAAACACCTTGAACCAAATGCATTGCATGGTAATATAGCTTTGTACTGTTTAATTTTAACCAAAGGAGTTCATTACAAGACATATAAGAGTAAGTCACAAGACGATGTTACAGTTCAT contains:
- the LOC107938980 gene encoding B-cell receptor-associated protein 29 isoform X1; this encodes MIQLLFLVLFAEGVMAFLLLVKIGPLRELVIKSLDQLKMGKGPATVKTIAGTMSAILLSSFMSILKIQNKGAKLGTMSPMDQVLWRTHLLEASLIGFTLFLGFIIDRIHHYIKKLIRLRSRVGSSTEEVQRLHEERKQLKEKDDKASLEIKKLKEEISTLSKNLKNLKSESEEKDRKIETAEAHVSSLQKQSADLLLEYDRLLEDNQNLQNQGNKS
- the LOC107938980 gene encoding B-cell receptor-associated protein 29 isoform X2 codes for the protein MAFLLLVKIGPLRELVIKSLDQLKMGKGPATVKTIAGTMSAILLSSFMSILKIQNKGAKLGTMSPMDQVLWRTHLLEASLIGFTLFLGFIIDRIHHYIKKLIRLRSRVGSSTEEVQRLHEERKQLKEKDDKASLEIKKLKEEISTLSKNLKNLKSESEEKDRKIETAEAHVSSLQKQSADLLLEYDRLLEDNQNLQNQGNKS